The following proteins come from a genomic window of Candidatus Zixiibacteriota bacterium:
- a CDS encoding Smr/MutS family protein: MVDPEDNRPDEYPIDGTLDLHLFAPGETREVLVEYINECLSRGILTLRIVHGKGRGVQRRIVHSLLADHPDVSQYRHEGGSGGGWGATVVDLIKTSE; encoded by the coding sequence ATGGTTGACCCAGAAGACAACAGACCGGATGAATACCCGATTGATGGCACTCTGGATTTGCATCTGTTTGCGCCCGGAGAGACGCGCGAGGTACTTGTGGAGTACATCAACGAGTGTCTGAGCAGAGGCATTCTTACATTGCGAATTGTGCACGGCAAGGGACGAGGCGTCCAGCGACGAATCGTCCACAGTTTGCTGGCTGACCATCCGGATGTAAGTCAATACCGCCACGAAGGGGGTTCCGGCGGCGGGTGGGGCGCAACTGTTGTCGATCTCATCAAGACCTCGGAATAA
- a CDS encoding agmatine deiminase family protein codes for MNLWLRLLCALLLTSGIGLAADGMDENPLPIGFTEEELTRLHEIGMDHVTTAPPTGSIRNSAEWERSQGVIIRYPFGISYDIIAEMSEDIMVTTIVSSASQQSTVESWYSAYGVNLANCDFLIAPTNTYWTRDYCPWFIFEENGDMAIVDPIYNRPRPQDDVIPQALGAAWGLNVFGMPLATPGGNHMSDGLGRSMATVMTYNENPSFTHAEVDSIMTAYLGNEFTALDYVESGGIHHIDVWAKFLSPTTILVKDVSSSNSSYALLNARADQLSQMTSAWGQPYNVVRVYCPSGAGYTNGIILNNKMLVPTIGNAYYDSLALQTYSDAMPGYEVLGFPGSWLYDDALHCRAMGVPDSNMLWIVHVPLPNQSDTINDYELSARIVDHSDMGLISDSLKVFYSINDGPFDSAPLFATAQPDSFYGYIPAQSGIGEVAYYIQAADNSGRVETHPFIGEPGAHRFSIELPPELQIVEMEVFDSLQPGDVSQQSVRIHNNGGGLLRITFASADPWLTCDLNEQTVFPNDSLDFGVTLDSDQMAYGDNAGALDFTCNDGATPEGSITVNAHLYTPQIYIDDPPIEVSLAGGDSSTYGMVIENYGPGRLDFVAVGQMNQSKSSASEFETMATKSHQREVAGWHPSGTDKSDDPEPFFAPMTSGFGGPDSYGHSWVDSDEPGGPTYSWIDISATGTEVSLGDDEASGAIAIGFGFPFYDSVYTELYIGSNGIVTFDAGSSSRSNSSLPNGSFTSLVAMWWDDLDPRQGGNIYYFFDVANDRFIVSFEEIRFYSGSSGTGSLSFQVVLQSDGGIRLQYGSMDPGTLTLESATVGIQNSEADDALEVVHNAAYMHSDLAIAINADHWLSVSPAGGSVEPFSWTTVNVHFDAADLETGLYTGQVVISSNDPGTPIWSVPVSLTIASWVCGDIDGSGAGPDIGDLVYLVDYMFSGGPPPPNLDAANVDGEPGINISDLVYLVDYMFNGGPEPACF; via the coding sequence ATGAACCTCTGGCTACGACTTTTATGCGCCCTCTTATTGACATCCGGCATCGGCCTGGCCGCCGACGGCATGGATGAAAACCCACTGCCGATCGGCTTCACCGAAGAAGAGCTTACGCGATTGCACGAGATTGGGATGGACCATGTCACCACGGCCCCGCCCACCGGAAGTATTCGCAACAGCGCCGAGTGGGAACGGTCGCAGGGTGTCATAATTCGCTATCCGTTCGGTATCTCCTACGATATAATCGCCGAAATGTCCGAGGACATCATGGTTACCACTATCGTGTCCAGCGCTTCGCAGCAGTCGACAGTCGAAAGCTGGTACTCGGCCTACGGTGTCAACCTGGCCAATTGCGACTTTCTGATAGCGCCGACCAATACCTATTGGACTCGCGACTATTGCCCCTGGTTCATCTTTGAAGAGAACGGCGACATGGCCATTGTCGACCCCATTTACAACCGCCCGCGCCCGCAGGATGATGTTATTCCGCAAGCGTTGGGGGCGGCCTGGGGCTTAAACGTGTTCGGGATGCCGTTGGCCACACCGGGTGGGAACCACATGTCGGACGGTCTGGGTAGGTCCATGGCAACGGTGATGACCTATAACGAAAATCCGTCGTTCACGCACGCCGAGGTCGATTCCATTATGACGGCTTACCTCGGCAACGAGTTTACAGCCCTCGACTATGTCGAGTCCGGCGGGATTCATCACATCGACGTATGGGCCAAGTTTCTCAGTCCGACCACCATCCTGGTCAAAGACGTATCGTCGAGCAATTCCTCCTATGCCCTCCTGAACGCGCGAGCCGACCAGCTCTCACAGATGACCAGCGCCTGGGGCCAGCCGTACAATGTGGTGCGGGTGTATTGTCCCTCCGGCGCCGGTTATACCAATGGGATCATTTTGAACAACAAGATGCTGGTGCCGACAATCGGCAACGCCTACTACGACTCCCTGGCCCTGCAGACATACTCAGACGCCATGCCCGGCTACGAAGTGCTCGGTTTTCCCGGGTCGTGGTTGTACGATGACGCCCTGCATTGTCGCGCCATGGGCGTGCCCGATTCGAACATGCTGTGGATCGTTCATGTACCGCTGCCAAACCAGAGCGACACAATCAATGACTACGAACTCTCCGCCAGAATCGTCGACCACTCAGACATGGGATTGATCTCCGACTCGTTGAAGGTTTTCTACAGCATCAACGACGGACCGTTTGACTCTGCGCCGTTGTTTGCCACCGCCCAGCCGGATTCGTTCTATGGGTATATTCCGGCGCAGTCCGGAATCGGCGAGGTAGCATACTATATTCAGGCCGCGGACAACTCCGGCCGGGTGGAAACGCATCCCTTTATCGGTGAACCCGGCGCGCACAGATTCTCAATCGAACTACCGCCGGAGTTGCAGATTGTTGAAATGGAAGTCTTCGACAGCCTGCAGCCGGGTGATGTTTCACAGCAGTCGGTGCGGATTCACAACAACGGCGGCGGCCTGCTCAGGATAACGTTCGCATCCGCCGATCCCTGGCTGACCTGTGATCTGAATGAACAGACCGTGTTCCCGAACGACAGTCTTGATTTCGGTGTCACCCTCGACAGCGACCAGATGGCCTATGGCGACAACGCAGGCGCGCTCGATTTCACCTGCAACGACGGCGCCACTCCCGAAGGTAGCATCACTGTCAATGCCCATCTGTACACACCGCAGATTTACATTGACGACCCGCCTATTGAGGTATCCCTCGCCGGCGGCGATAGCAGCACTTACGGGATGGTGATAGAAAACTACGGACCGGGACGGCTGGATTTCGTAGCCGTTGGACAGATGAACCAGAGCAAAAGCAGTGCATCTGAATTTGAAACCATGGCCACCAAATCACACCAGCGTGAGGTAGCCGGGTGGCATCCGTCCGGCACGGATAAATCCGATGATCCGGAACCGTTCTTCGCACCAATGACCTCAGGTTTCGGTGGCCCGGACAGTTACGGCCATTCGTGGGTGGATTCGGACGAGCCGGGCGGGCCGACCTATTCATGGATCGACATTTCGGCTACAGGGACCGAAGTCTCGTTGGGCGACGACGAAGCCTCAGGCGCTATCGCAATCGGGTTTGGATTCCCATTTTATGACTCAGTCTACACAGAGTTGTACATCGGTTCCAACGGGATCGTGACCTTCGACGCCGGGAGCAGCAGCCGCTCCAATTCCAGCCTGCCCAACGGTAGCTTCACAAGTCTGGTCGCAATGTGGTGGGATGACCTCGATCCGCGTCAGGGCGGAAACATATACTACTTCTTTGATGTAGCCAACGATCGATTCATCGTCAGTTTTGAAGAGATCAGGTTCTACTCCGGCTCAAGCGGTACCGGCTCGCTGAGTTTCCAGGTTGTGCTGCAATCCGATGGCGGTATCAGGCTCCAGTACGGCAGCATGGACCCGGGCACGCTCACTCTGGAAAGCGCCACGGTCGGCATCCAGAATTCCGAGGCCGACGACGCTCTTGAAGTCGTCCACAACGCAGCCTACATGCACAGTGATTTGGCCATCGCGATCAACGCAGACCACTGGCTCTCGGTTTCACCGGCCGGCGGCTCTGTCGAGCCCTTTAGCTGGACCACAGTCAATGTTCACTTCGATGCCGCCGACCTTGAAACAGGCCTCTACACCGGACAGGTTGTGATTAGCTCCAACGATCCCGGCACCCCGATCTGGAGCGTGCCGGTCAGCCTGACCATAGCTTCCTGGGTGTGTGGAGATATAGACGGCAGCGGCGCCGGTCCGGATATCGGCGATCTGGTCTATCTGGTGGATTATATGTTTTCAGGGGGGCCGCCACCGCCAAACCTGGACGCGGCCAATGTCGACGGTGAGCCGGGCATTAACATCTCAGACTTAGTTTATCTGGTCGACTACATGTTCAACGGGGGGCCCGAGCCGGCCTGCTTTTAG
- a CDS encoding C25 family cysteine peptidase yields MGKRLLMVVIGLCFAGSITAEQVDLGNNIEGVNVLVEQSSGDRTVVRFDVGEFNREVIEIAGENYNLINVTKEGTRALEGEPALPRFCRSIIIPDDAQMEINVLKSEYVEFHNMPVAPSKGVIPRTILPESVPYTLGDVYATHEFYPGPIAQIRTPHILRDYRGTVIELNAFQYNPGTKTLRVYTSVTVEVVKIGPGVVNVLENSSRAEITTPDFELIYQRRFLNYQQAGEKYTQVSEFGDILVITYDAFAGDMQPYVDWKMQKGIKTTMVNISAIGNNATTMKNYIQDFYDSTNLAFVLLVGDAAQVTTLTSQGGGADPMFALVAGGDSYPDIFIGRFSAENNTHVQTMVERTLTYEMNPPNSAWFHQALGLASTEGPGQNGEYDNEHIDLIRDDLLAYTYTYVDQFYGSVSSSAVSASLNDGRSFINYCGHGSTTAWSTSGFNNANVNALVNDNMPPFITSVACVNGQFRNYTCFAEAWTRASHNGVPTGAIGTYMSSINQGWVPPMWAEDEIVDLLCAEELSSYGALSYNGSCYMIDMVGQSGINEFETWHIFGDPSVQVRTNTPAAMTVNHAGAVFFNMSEYEVEVVGVEGALCALYANGTLFGSAYTDAGGLVNVPIGEMLPIGVPILLTVTAYNKATVIDTVMAATDLTILHDPLGDTKDTLNPYEATCTVYSDTAVVADQLLLMYQVNSVWASDTLELARMGDDYVGYIPAQAAGTDIDYYLCAGNAAGDVDTTETFSFKVIDYGLLLGPDYTQSTAPVYDTIWFGLTVTNDGVLEDDYALSYSGNNWDVSLWDAGGTAEISNTASLVGDATFDFQVRVLIPASYEDEYDSVVVTATSNADGSYAASASVKAISAGQPWEIPFTETFPGTSFDMTKWETTAGANVSTDGIDEPSAPFSADLDGSPSGADTLMTEQINLRNENNVVVKYYYQRTGGGDSPEPGDNLSVEYLDSLGVWHLIDQQPGDGADMSEFEEVELALPPDAYHSGFRLMIHNVATSGNYDDWFVDDIYVGYPPDFEMTLTPGFQTQYGPAGDTAAYLLGVVNKGRLDDQYDLARSSGVWDVAFYDEAGITQITSSGIVTAGDTVNIMVKVAIPESADVHTEDSSTITVQSQNEGSVSGSAMLATVSGGLPLVFPWYESFVASDLSTDWFINYGAVVSQNGLAPPSAPYSINLDGGSDTVCTRMIDLSGSSGAILSYYFQCGGGGEPPETGDDLSIDYKNEFGEWVTFQVHPGGGAVMTQFEYVNIPLPSEAVHAGFQLRMRSTGTSSGNDDWYMDDIRIDYAPAISVFPPSITEYVAQGVETSREIVIDNAGPGGLNYSLNAVQLLGRSSVFDQLYQAGMVEPARRVYSEEFFDFVDEKGVDNPNIGHPVLRNAGGPDTYGYYWIDSDEPGGPAFAWQDISTTGEDLIGGLVDDNFIGPIDLGFSFPYYENSYSQIYISSNGMVGFASTDMNSRFKTSIPTSGTPNNMICWLWDDLNPTDGDNLDDHVYFDTTGGQCVIQFTNYPEYGAAVGAVITTQVILSADGTIKLQYLSIGAGFDIASGTIGIENATGTDGLEIAFATEYLHDSLAVVIAKPTQWLSLDSQSGNLAPGASDTILCQITAVELDSGSYAATITVSSNDPDPGDNPFVIPVDLNVGAGGPPWVCGDIDDSGAGPDIADLVFLVDFMFSGGPPPPTLQAGDVDGSGGDPDIADLVYIVDYMFNDGPPPHCGQ; encoded by the coding sequence ATGGGCAAAAGACTGCTAATGGTTGTGATCGGACTGTGTTTCGCAGGGTCGATAACGGCTGAGCAAGTGGACCTCGGCAATAACATTGAAGGAGTCAATGTTTTAGTCGAACAGTCATCGGGCGACCGAACGGTCGTGCGTTTTGACGTCGGTGAGTTCAACCGAGAAGTCATCGAAATCGCAGGGGAGAATTATAACCTGATTAATGTGACCAAAGAAGGCACCCGCGCCCTTGAGGGCGAACCTGCTTTGCCACGTTTCTGCCGCAGCATAATTATTCCGGATGATGCGCAGATGGAAATCAACGTACTCAAAAGTGAGTATGTCGAATTCCACAACATGCCGGTGGCGCCGTCAAAAGGTGTCATCCCCCGTACTATCCTTCCGGAGAGTGTCCCGTACACTTTGGGTGATGTGTATGCCACTCATGAATTCTATCCCGGCCCGATAGCGCAGATTCGCACCCCGCACATCCTGCGCGACTATCGCGGCACTGTGATTGAGTTGAACGCCTTTCAGTATAACCCCGGCACCAAGACACTGCGCGTCTACACTTCGGTAACGGTCGAAGTGGTAAAGATAGGTCCCGGCGTGGTCAACGTACTTGAAAACAGTAGCCGTGCTGAGATAACGACGCCGGATTTTGAGTTGATCTATCAGCGACGGTTCTTGAACTACCAGCAGGCCGGTGAGAAATACACGCAGGTCTCAGAATTCGGTGACATCCTGGTGATCACCTATGACGCTTTTGCAGGCGACATGCAACCGTATGTTGACTGGAAGATGCAAAAGGGTATCAAGACGACGATGGTCAATATCAGCGCCATCGGTAACAATGCCACCACGATGAAGAACTATATCCAGGATTTTTACGACAGCACCAACCTGGCCTTCGTGTTGCTGGTGGGTGATGCCGCCCAAGTGACGACGCTGACCAGTCAGGGTGGCGGCGCCGATCCGATGTTTGCATTGGTGGCCGGTGGCGACTCGTATCCCGACATTTTCATAGGACGCTTTTCAGCCGAGAACAACACGCATGTTCAGACCATGGTCGAGCGGACCCTGACTTATGAAATGAATCCGCCCAACTCCGCCTGGTTCCATCAGGCCCTCGGGCTGGCCTCAACCGAAGGACCCGGTCAGAATGGTGAGTACGACAATGAACACATTGATCTGATACGGGATGACCTTCTGGCCTATACCTACACCTATGTTGATCAGTTTTACGGCAGCGTATCTTCGTCGGCGGTTTCGGCCTCTTTGAACGACGGTCGCAGTTTTATCAACTACTGCGGCCACGGCAGCACCACCGCCTGGTCGACCTCCGGGTTTAACAACGCCAACGTGAACGCCCTGGTCAACGACAACATGCCGCCGTTTATTACCAGTGTCGCCTGTGTCAACGGACAATTCCGCAACTACACCTGTTTTGCCGAAGCCTGGACCAGAGCCAGCCATAACGGTGTGCCGACCGGTGCGATAGGCACCTACATGTCGTCGATCAACCAGGGTTGGGTTCCACCGATGTGGGCCGAGGATGAAATCGTCGATCTCTTGTGTGCTGAAGAACTGAGTTCGTATGGTGCTCTGAGTTACAACGGCTCTTGCTACATGATTGATATGGTAGGCCAGTCCGGCATAAACGAGTTCGAGACCTGGCACATTTTCGGTGATCCATCGGTGCAGGTACGCACCAACACACCTGCGGCCATGACCGTCAACCACGCCGGGGCCGTCTTCTTCAATATGTCGGAGTACGAAGTTGAGGTAGTCGGTGTCGAGGGCGCTCTGTGCGCTCTGTATGCCAACGGTACTCTCTTTGGATCGGCTTATACGGATGCCGGCGGACTGGTGAACGTGCCCATCGGCGAGATGCTGCCGATTGGCGTACCGATTTTGTTGACCGTCACCGCTTACAACAAAGCAACCGTGATCGACACCGTCATGGCGGCAACAGATCTGACCATCCTGCACGATCCGCTGGGCGACACCAAGGACACCCTGAACCCCTATGAAGCCACCTGCACGGTTTACTCCGACACGGCGGTGGTGGCCGACCAGTTGCTGCTTATGTATCAGGTCAACTCGGTTTGGGCGTCAGACACTCTGGAATTGGCTCGCATGGGTGATGACTATGTGGGTTACATCCCGGCGCAGGCGGCTGGTACCGACATCGATTACTACCTGTGCGCCGGAAACGCGGCCGGTGATGTCGACACTACCGAGACCTTCAGTTTCAAAGTTATCGACTACGGACTTTTGCTCGGGCCCGATTACACCCAGTCGACCGCGCCGGTATACGACACTATCTGGTTCGGACTGACTGTTACCAACGACGGCGTACTGGAGGACGACTATGCTCTCAGCTACTCCGGTAACAACTGGGACGTTTCGCTTTGGGACGCCGGTGGCACGGCCGAGATATCCAACACGGCCAGCTTGGTCGGAGATGCCACCTTTGATTTCCAGGTGCGGGTGCTGATACCGGCCAGTTACGAGGATGAATACGACTCGGTGGTGGTCACTGCCACCTCCAATGCCGACGGCTCCTATGCCGCCAGCGCCTCGGTCAAGGCTATCTCAGCCGGTCAGCCCTGGGAAATACCGTTCACGGAAACTTTCCCCGGCACATCTTTCGATATGACCAAGTGGGAAACAACGGCCGGCGCCAATGTCAGCACCGACGGAATCGACGAGCCATCGGCGCCCTTCAGCGCCGACCTGGACGGCAGCCCCTCCGGGGCCGACACATTGATGACGGAGCAGATCAACCTGCGCAACGAGAACAACGTCGTAGTCAAGTACTACTACCAACGAACCGGCGGCGGCGATTCCCCGGAGCCGGGTGACAATCTGTCGGTCGAGTATCTGGATTCGCTCGGCGTCTGGCATCTGATCGATCAGCAGCCCGGCGACGGTGCCGATATGTCTGAGTTCGAAGAGGTCGAACTGGCTCTGCCGCCGGATGCCTACCACTCAGGTTTCCGACTCATGATCCACAACGTCGCCACCAGCGGCAATTACGATGATTGGTTTGTCGACGACATCTATGTAGGCTATCCACCGGACTTCGAGATGACTCTCACCCCCGGCTTCCAGACGCAGTACGGCCCGGCCGGTGATACCGCCGCCTATCTGCTGGGCGTCGTCAACAAGGGTCGTCTGGATGATCAATACGACCTGGCCCGTTCCAGCGGTGTATGGGATGTGGCCTTTTATGACGAAGCCGGTATCACTCAAATCACCTCGTCCGGTATCGTAACGGCTGGTGATACCGTCAACATCATGGTCAAAGTAGCCATACCGGAAAGCGCCGACGTTCACACCGAAGATTCCTCTACCATCACCGTGCAGTCCCAAAATGAGGGCTCCGTATCCGGGTCGGCTATGCTGGCCACGGTGTCGGGTGGACTTCCGTTGGTGTTCCCCTGGTATGAGTCTTTCGTGGCCAGCGACTTATCGACTGACTGGTTTATCAACTACGGTGCGGTTGTTTCTCAGAACGGCCTGGCCCCGCCATCGGCGCCCTATTCGATCAACCTCGACGGCGGCAGCGATACCGTCTGCACCCGTATGATTGATCTGTCCGGGTCTTCCGGCGCCATCCTGTCATACTACTTCCAGTGCGGCGGCGGCGGCGAACCGCCCGAAACAGGCGACGATCTGTCTATCGACTACAAAAACGAGTTCGGCGAGTGGGTCACCTTCCAGGTGCATCCCGGCGGCGGTGCCGTCATGACACAGTTTGAGTATGTCAACATCCCCTTGCCGTCCGAAGCGGTCCATGCCGGGTTCCAGTTGCGTATGCGCTCGACCGGCACCAGTTCGGGCAACGACGACTGGTATATGGACGACATCCGAATCGACTACGCTCCTGCTATCTCCGTGTTCCCGCCCTCGATAACGGAATACGTGGCCCAGGGAGTTGAAACCTCACGAGAAATCGTGATCGACAACGCCGGACCCGGCGGGCTGAATTACAGCCTAAACGCCGTGCAGTTGCTGGGACGCTCAAGCGTCTTTGATCAATTGTACCAGGCAGGCATGGTGGAACCAGCAAGGCGGGTCTATTCCGAAGAGTTCTTTGACTTCGTCGACGAAAAGGGTGTCGACAATCCCAACATCGGCCATCCGGTGTTGCGTAATGCCGGTGGGCCGGATACCTATGGATACTACTGGATCGATTCCGACGAACCGGGTGGACCCGCGTTTGCCTGGCAGGATATCTCGACAACCGGCGAGGATCTTATCGGTGGCTTGGTCGACGATAATTTCATCGGACCCATCGACCTCGGTTTCAGCTTCCCCTATTATGAAAACAGCTACTCGCAGATTTATATTTCATCCAACGGCATGGTCGGGTTTGCATCGACCGATATGAACTCACGGTTCAAGACGTCGATACCCACCTCTGGCACGCCCAACAACATGATCTGCTGGCTGTGGGACGACTTGAATCCGACCGACGGAGATAATCTCGACGATCACGTTTACTTCGACACCACCGGCGGACAGTGTGTGATTCAGTTCACCAACTATCCGGAGTATGGTGCGGCAGTCGGCGCCGTGATTACCACTCAGGTGATTCTCTCGGCCGACGGCACTATCAAGCTGCAGTACCTGAGTATCGGAGCCGGCTTCGATATAGCGTCCGGTACTATCGGTATCGAGAACGCTACCGGCACCGACGGTTTGGAGATAGCCTTTGCCACCGAGTACTTGCACGACAGTCTGGCCGTGGTTATCGCCAAGCCGACCCAGTGGTTGTCGCTGGATAGTCAATCCGGCAACCTTGCGCCCGGCGCCAGTGACACCATTCTCTGCCAGATCACGGCGGTCGAACTCGACAGCGGCAGCTACGCCGCAACTATCACGGTCTCGTCCAACGATCCCGACCCGGGCGACAATCCGTTTGTCATTCCGGTCGACCTGAACGTGGGCGCCGGTGGACCGCCATGGGTCTGTGGTGACATCGACGACTCAGGCGCCGGACCGGACATTGCCGACCTGGTTTTCCTGGTCGACTTCATGTTCTCCGGCGGACCGCCACCGCCAACTTTGCAGGCCGGGGATGTCGACGGTTCGGGTGGTGATCCGGACATTGCCGACCTGGTGTACATTGTAGACTACATGTTCAACGACGGTCCGCCACCACACTGCGGTCAGTAG
- a CDS encoding DUF721 domain-containing protein: MKGSMSHTSPNWKKPQAISGVLDRTMRALGLSRKFDGWQVVNHWAEIVGERVADKATAVRYDDGTLYVSVPDDVWRQQLSMEIESILRDVHALPYGRAVREIRLQRGNKGKTD; the protein is encoded by the coding sequence TTGAAAGGAAGCATGTCACACACCTCACCCAACTGGAAAAAGCCACAGGCTATCTCAGGCGTGCTCGACAGGACCATGCGGGCACTGGGTTTGTCGAGGAAGTTCGATGGCTGGCAGGTGGTGAACCATTGGGCTGAGATCGTGGGCGAGAGAGTCGCCGATAAAGCGACCGCCGTTCGCTATGATGACGGCACGCTCTACGTTTCGGTGCCGGACGATGTCTGGCGACAGCAGCTTTCGATGGAGATCGAATCCATTCTCAGGGACGTGCACGCTCTGCCTTATGGACGGGCGGTGCGGGAGATTCGATTGCAACGCGGCAACAAAGGAAAAACCGACTGA
- the gyrB gene encoding DNA topoisomerase (ATP-hydrolyzing) subunit B, translating into MATGVKQLSKAKDKEIAAKTEKHSYDASTIKVLKGLEAVRRRPAMYIGDISQRGLHHCVYEVVDNSVDEAMAGYCDKILVELNKDGSVTVTDNGRGIPVEPPPGEKVSAVEVVMTVLHAGGKFDHESYKVSGGLHGVGVSVVNALSEKCWVEVCRDGVVYRQEYLRGKPKKKLAKVGERKKSGTKTCFFPDTEIFKATEYKFDIIASRLRELAFLNQGLTIILRDHRVDKETEFFYKGGLSAFVQYLNENKTPVFKKPIHFSKSKDGVEVEIAIQYNDGYSESVYSYVNNINTIEGGTHLTGFRTALTRSINSYATKYNLLKTGKGLKNGKNGKNGKGGVAMIGDDSREGLTAVISARVRDPQFEGQTKTKLGNSEVRGIVEAITNEHLGAFFEENPAVGKRIVEKVVQAAMARDAARKAKELTRRKTALDSASLPGKLADCSLRDPESCEIYIVEGDSAGGSAKQGRDRRYQAILPLRGKILNVEKARIDKILRNEEIRALITGLGCGIGEDFDVSRVRYHKIIIMTDADVDGSHIRTLLLTFLFRYMRPLIDHGYIYVAQPPLFRLKHGKTEHWAFTDEEKDRIMKKMPKTGVSLQRYKGLGEMNPEQLWKTTMDPEKRTLLQITLDDAAEADHLFSVLMGTETGPRSEFIRENASYVRNLDI; encoded by the coding sequence ATGGCTACTGGTGTGAAGCAACTGAGCAAAGCAAAGGATAAAGAGATCGCTGCCAAAACAGAAAAACACAGTTACGATGCGTCGACCATCAAAGTACTCAAAGGACTTGAGGCGGTGCGGCGGCGTCCGGCCATGTATATCGGCGACATTAGTCAGCGCGGTTTGCATCACTGCGTCTATGAGGTCGTCGACAACTCCGTCGATGAAGCCATGGCCGGCTACTGCGACAAAATCCTCGTGGAACTAAACAAAGACGGTTCGGTCACGGTGACCGATAACGGACGAGGCATACCTGTCGAGCCGCCGCCGGGTGAAAAAGTGTCGGCGGTCGAAGTAGTCATGACGGTGCTCCATGCCGGTGGTAAATTCGATCACGAAAGTTACAAAGTGTCCGGCGGTCTTCACGGCGTGGGTGTGTCGGTAGTCAACGCTCTTTCCGAAAAATGTTGGGTGGAGGTCTGTCGTGACGGTGTCGTCTATCGCCAGGAGTACCTGCGCGGCAAGCCGAAAAAGAAACTGGCCAAAGTGGGTGAACGCAAAAAGAGCGGCACCAAAACCTGTTTCTTCCCCGACACTGAGATTTTCAAGGCCACCGAATACAAGTTTGATATCATTGCTTCGCGGCTGCGCGAGTTGGCTTTTCTCAACCAGGGTCTGACTATCATCCTGAGAGACCATCGTGTCGACAAGGAGACGGAGTTCTTTTACAAGGGAGGTCTCTCCGCGTTCGTGCAGTACCTCAACGAGAACAAGACGCCCGTCTTCAAAAAGCCGATCCACTTTTCCAAGAGCAAGGACGGCGTTGAGGTCGAGATCGCGATCCAATACAACGACGGCTATTCCGAGTCGGTCTACTCTTACGTCAACAACATCAACACCATCGAAGGCGGCACTCATCTGACCGGTTTCCGAACGGCGCTTACTCGTTCCATCAACAGCTACGCCACCAAGTACAACCTGCTCAAAACGGGCAAGGGCCTAAAGAACGGAAAGAACGGCAAAAACGGCAAAGGCGGCGTTGCCATGATCGGCGATGACAGCCGCGAAGGGTTGACCGCGGTCATCTCGGCGAGAGTGCGCGATCCACAGTTTGAAGGCCAGACCAAAACCAAGTTGGGCAACTCCGAAGTGCGCGGTATCGTCGAAGCCATCACCAACGAGCATCTGGGTGCCTTCTTCGAAGAGAACCCAGCCGTAGGCAAACGGATCGTCGAAAAAGTGGTGCAGGCGGCCATGGCTCGTGACGCCGCCCGCAAAGCCAAAGAACTGACTCGTCGCAAAACGGCCCTGGATTCGGCCTCGCTACCCGGCAAACTGGCCGACTGCTCACTGCGCGATCCGGAGTCGTGCGAAATCTATATCGTCGAGGGTGACTCGGCGGGCGGTTCGGCCAAACAGGGACGCGACCGGCGGTACCAAGCGATACTGCCGCTACGTGGTAAAATCCTCAACGTTGAGAAGGCGCGCATCGACAAGATTCTGCGCAACGAAGAGATTCGTGCCCTTATCACCGGCTTGGGCTGTGGAATTGGTGAAGATTTCGATGTCAGTCGTGTGCGTTACCACAAGATTATTATAATGACCGACGCCGATGTCGATGGTTCTCATATCCGCACGTTGTTGCTAACGTTTTTGTTCCGCTACATGCGACCGCTGATCGACCATGGGTACATCTATGTCGCGCAGCCGCCGCTCTTCCGTCTCAAGCACGGCAAGACCGAACACTGGGCTTTCACCGACGAGGAAAAAGACCGCATCATGAAGAAGATGCCCAAGACCGGAGTATCGTTGCAGCGTTACAAAGGTCTGGGTGAGATGAACCCGGAGCAGCTTTGGAAGACGACGATGGACCCGGAGAAACGAACGCTCTTGCAGATCACATTGGACGATGCGGCCGAGGCTGACCATCTTTTTTCTGTACTGATGGGCACTGAGACCGGTCCACGCAGCGAGTTCATCCGAGAAAACGCCTCCTACGTCCGGAATCTGGATATTTAG